The Coffea eugenioides isolate CCC68of unplaced genomic scaffold, Ceug_1.0 ScVebR1_2861;HRSCAF=3969, whole genome shotgun sequence region CATCCTTTTTCTGGATTTGGTCAGTGGTCTCACTGATTTGGCTCAAGATATCAAGTAGTAACTGTCTCTTGTTATATACTTGAGAGATGCAGCACCATGCACGAACATAGAAGTGGCTGGTAACAGTAGGGTTATTGAACACTTCCTTGGCCAGAGTTGTCTTGCCAAGCCCAGCCATGCCTACAATTGGGATGATATCCCTTTCCATTGTTCCTCTTGTTAGTCGATCGACAACCCCCCTTTCTGCATCTTCGAAACCTATCACAACCTCATCAACTGTTGGGCTACTAGCTTGTGATTGTGCCTCACTGGAGGTCTTGGCACCTCTATCCGCTTCAGAGTCAAACCTTTTCTCGTCAGAAATCTCAATCATGTTTGCTTTTAAAAGTTTAATCTCTTCTATGACAGCAGAAAGCCATAGCATACGAATGCATAGGGGGCCATCTCCAACCACAAAGGAGTCAACAGCATATTCTAGTTCATATGCAATTTTTGTAATTCTAGTCCGAAGAACTTTCAGTTCCTCATGGTCATGATGTTGCTTTACACTTTTTATGAGGAAAGATATGAGGAAGTCCAAGTCCATATATACCATGTCAAGCTGATGCTTTGCAGAAGCAATTGAAATAGCATTGCAGTCAAGTAGCTCCCTCAGATTTCCCAAGAACGAGCTTAGAAAGCCAAGATCATCAGTCTTGGGATATGGCTGCGGAATTTGGAGATAACTTTGCCCGATCTCAGCCTTCAAAAGCACTATTTTATCTATCAAATCAGAAAGCGAACGGTTCATTTCCTTGGACATGTCTTCTTTCGTTAAATTATCACCGAGCAAGAAAACTAGACATGTGGCTTCCTTGGTCAGAGCTTCGAGTTTCATCCAGATCTGTTCGCCAAATTCCTTGAACTCCTTAGGAGACTCCAAGAGAACGATCCTGAGAAATCTTACCCCCTCTTGAACCTTTTGAAGAGTTTGAACCGGATCCTTCATATCGATCATCCAGCTAGCATCGTGGCTTTGTAGTTCTGCTAAAAAGATCTCTGCCTTGACAAGATTAATCTTGTCGAGTAACTTGAGCAACTGAAAGTTGGCTTCATCAATTGCCTCATTTGCATTTTCATCGGACCAAAATGAGAGTATGAAGGAAGATGACTCTTTAGTCACAGCTTCAAAATGTTTCAAGAATAATTTTCCATCCTCCGTATCTTCCTCCATTTTTGAGGGATCCATGAGAAATTCTCTAAAATATTTAAGCCCCTCATGAAGGGTTATAATTTGATCATTAATAGGGGCTATGAATTCAGCCTTTTGGTCTTTTAGCCTCATCAAATATAACTCTCCCTCAATGAGCTTTATCTTTTCCAGCagcaaaaaaatttcaagattcACTTCCCTTACCGTCTCTTTGGTCACCTTCTTTTCGTGCATCAAGTGAATGAGGGCCGTAATCTCACGAGCCATTGTTGCTGCATCTTTACTGAGCTGCTTTATATCCTCCTTCTCCTTCTCAAGTGGATCACTGAGGAACGATCTCAGGAATCCCAGACTCTGGTGAAGGCCTATCATTCTATCCTTCGAAGTTGCAATGAAACTTTCCTGAGAGTCCTGTAGCTGTATCAGAAATATCTCTGCTTTGATCAGCTTCATCTTTTCCAGCAAGCTAGCAAACATACGATTCATATCCCTCAGTTGGTCCTCTGTTGCTTTGTTGACAAGAAAATTGTACTCGAAACATCCTACCTCCTTGGCCGTTGCTTTAATATCTGCTGATATTTGGTAATAATCTCTTGTGATCGGATAAGTTTGGGGCTTGATCACAAACTCCATCAGGAAAACCATCTCTTCAAAGATGATAACATTTTGGTCATTCATGAAGCTGACTGAGTTTTCCATgaggaaattgacaaaattCAGAGCTTCTCTTTTACCATCACCCGATTTTTCCTTTGCCGAAGCGCTGAGAAGCGTAACATGCATCTCAATGAGCTCTGCAGTATCAGTCTTAAACTTCTGTAGCAGATCAGAAAGCTTAATCTCCACTTCACGTGCTTTGTATCTATAATTCGTTTCACCAACCCAACACAGATAGGACAAACATGCTGCTACCTTGGTCACAGACGGAACATACTGCATAAAAGATCCCATTACCTGCCTTGCATCATCTCTCCAAGAAGTATCAGATATGAGATTCTTAAGAAACTTGAGCTTCTTTACAAGAACTTCCATTTGCTTCTTCAATGACAAGATCAGATTTTTCGACTCAAGAAGATCATCTAAGTTATTTATGAcaaaatcacacaaatccgTAAGGCGTGCGGGATGCAATGATGAGTAGTTGGATGATGATGAATCCCATGAATGCTGATTCAACAATAATGTGTAATCTTGCTGTATATTTGGCTCAAAACACTTGACCTTATTTGCTATAAAAGAAACCGCACTGGCAAGACCCTGGATTGTTCTCGTAACTGAAAGAGCTTTGTAAAGGCACTGGGCTGCCTCGGAGGAGGCAGCTTCTATGCTGGAAATAAGCGGCTTTGATCTGCTAAAACTGATAAGAGAAACCTTCTTCAACAACTCCATGCATAACAGATACGTCCTCAGAAATCTCAGATCCTGTCTAAGGATCAGCATTTGATTCTTCAAACCATTAGTCAAACACCAGTGTTCCTCTGCAAACTCCAAATAGTACAGGGCATCATCATAGAAGAAAGGAAAGACCATGTTTCACTTGTTAGTTTTCTACCTTAGATTCTTAGCAGAATTATAATTCTGTCTCTCACTGGAGAGAACGCAAGTGATTAGTGTAAACTCTTACTGTTTCAAATAGCAGACTGCAAATTATGCAATGCAGTCGGCTGTGTCTCGAGGGCAGGAACAGTtacaaccccccccccccccccccaaaaaaaaaaaagaaagaaaaacttgtTGTGATAAGGATTGTATGGATCTGTTTCCGCCCCATGTGTTTTTCAAAGCATCTAGGACAGGTTCCTTCAATGGCTGAAAAGGTAGATAATTGATTaagattttttttgggtgtGATTTTTATGTTCTAAAAAGGGTGTTATGCATCATATCTTGCCCAATGATACGAGTCAaataggaattttttttttttggctttggaTTGTGTATGACCTGAAATTGATAAGGGTTCGGAGGGTTTCAGATGTTAATTTTTTGACAAAGATTAAGGGTGTGTTtggaaaattacaaaaattaaggctatgttatgaaacaattaaaagtatggatgtccctttgtatttccaagaggattaattcttgatttatggatacattatgtatagaagttacaatccataaatctattcatgtagtggaagaaccgtttcataggtttcttcatattcttgtaatagtgggtgtttaataggattgatgttcctttaatcttgtagtacctatatatagaggtacattgacacccttTGAAATGAACTTTTGtattatttgacaaaaataaGAATATCATTCTCCATTGCTCCACTTctttctctacttctttctccaatatttcacttgatattataatagcttattttattagttttataacacgttatcagcacgaaatctctacttttgagcaaaaggtgaaaacgGGGGCTCTACCTTGAACAAAGGTGAAGCACAAGATTTTGTCGAAATTCTGTccatatttcttcaagaaaattctgaggtaaatttctaactcaaaaacttatttcaatttcttatggcTAATATTTGAATTATCGCAAAATACAAGTACTTACTGTTGAGCAACCACTaaacacaaaaaatatattgtttgatatatttgaggtaatatttctccttttaattcgacttatttatctttataattatttgttataaatacTTATATTTTGATGCATTGAGTTTTGGAGATGCTAttatagaaaatcaattatatTTGAGGATCTACTTGTCCTTTGAAATACTTAAAGAAAAATATCCGACCACCTGAAGATGGTCGTTCTTTAACAAAAAGATTTGGCCACCAGAAGATGGTCATTATTTCAAAAGTCTGGTATGATAAATTTACCTGTGGCTACAAGAACATAATTATGCAATTTTCAGAATTAATTCTCAGTTGAAATTGTGTCGAGAAAATTTTACTCATAAGATATATTGAAAATAATACTCTCCACAATTGATTACTCGAATATGCTCCTGTAGTAGCAATATTAAGAGAAATTTTGAGAAGTATTTTGTACTTATTGCATGCTAATTCTAGTCCATTCCCAGAAGTGAATGTgactaaatttcaatttattagttATGGTTGCTGCCATGACTATAATTTTGGTAAATGTATATTTTGTcatgacaagagaaaaagttaCCACTTGAAGTGGGATAATAATGAtaaggacaagaaaataaagGTCCTAAAGATAAATGTCCCGAAGTACATTTGACGAATCAAAATTATAATCGCATCTTCACATAGCCAATTTCTTTAAATACCCTGAAGGTGTATGATgcttaatttaatttataatagTAATTAGCttttcttcctgaagaagaaatggatgttAAACATTTGGGATCAAAGGATTATGGTGATGATATTTGTCCCATAAGAATTATAGTGACAATGATATGTGTCTCATTAATAAGTGCTACTATATACACTATATTCCAATGAGAGAGACAAACACAATCTGTTGTAGTGTTTAAGTGATTGAAAGCTCCAGAAGAGCCACTACTATATTTCTTCCTGTAGGAGAAAAGTTTATCATAAATAAAACACTATTTTTATCATGTCTtgaaaaatttattgaatttgaatatccgTTGAAATGGATATCAAATTGAGACACTAAATGAGACAATAATAGAGATCATGTTTAGAAATCAAGTGAGATAAAGGTTAATTATATCATAATAACCATTCGAGAGAGAAATGGTTATCGATATAGTTGTCTTCATTCTCATTTGATTTATAATCATCACCTGCAGTAAATAAGAAATTTACTGATCCCAATGAATACATGATTTGACgaaagtgaaaatatttgagAGCCgacaaatatttatacataccccctttatattatatatggctccaaaaagaaatttagaATTTATGTCGGGTATGAATCACTTTTTACGATTAAATATCGTAAAATATTTGATGGGTGATCTAttaaatgatttatttattctgaTGAGTTACGATTCCCGACATTAGGGGGAGGAAAAAATCAACCGAAAGGAAATCACCTGAAAAATTGAATTTCCTCGATCCTCATACAAAATAATGTGAACTAgaagttcaagaaattcttcatttgtaGAAAGTTATATTTATCGACTCCAGAAGAGTCATTAAATCAACTATTCCTGCAGGAAATACTCTAGCTAAAATTGATGTCCCTGAAGGACATGCACGAGTGCTACAAATAAATTTAAGGCCGGCCTACCTAAACAAAGTATAAATTGATTTGAAATATCTCTGGAGATTAAATGTCatgacaaaattcaacctcTTGAAGAGGTTGCTCCTGAAGAGCCAACTCctgaagagaatgaaatcataaaaaaaaaatttagttggagcctaatgaaatgtagcacttgatattatagaagTTGATGAGGATCATGAATCTAAATCGGTTGATGAATGTCGGTATAGAAATGATTGTTCAAAGTGGAAAGATACGATCCAATCTAAATTGGATTTATtggttaaaagaaaagtttttggaccTGTAGTCCAAACACTTGAAGGTGTAAAACCAATAGAATATAAATGGGTATTTGTGATAAAGAGAAAtgagaaaaaggaaattgtGAGGTATAAAGCAAGACTTGTAGTCCAAAGGAAATTGTGAGGTATAAAGCAAGACTTGgtcctgaagtaccatatctcagtgcaaTTGGTGAAGCATATTGAAATACGAcgattaaaagatctcaaatgatgtttgcatcagggggagaaattaatacacaagaatagtgtactctttttccttcactaggaTTTTTGTCCCGATGGGTTTTTCCctagtaaggttttaacgaggcatattctttgtgtaatggacatctaagggggagtgttatgaaacaattaaaagtatggatgtccctttgtattcccaagaggattaattcttgatttatggatacattatgtatagaagttacaatccataaatctattcatgtagtggaagaaccgtttcataggtttcttcatattcttgtaatagtgggtgtttaataggattgatattcctttaatcttgtagtacctatatatagaggtacattgacacccttTGAAATGAACTTTTGtattatttgacaaaaataaGAATATCACTCTCCATTGCTCCACTTctttctctacttctttctccaatatttcacttgatAGTATAGTagcttattttattagttttataacagGTTATGtttttcatgatatttttttcaatcacctttttatctcacatatattaaatcATTATAgtaatttttgtacaaaaagttcacaaaaatacaatccaaacagagcctaATTATTCCAAGAAACTACAAGAATACAAATATAAATATGTGCATTCACATGTTAGCTGCTAAGTATATGTACTAATCAGTCCAATAAATCAACTCCGCATTATCCACAATCTTATATAAATCGTTTTTATTGGCTAAAAATTTCTCCTCAAACTAGGTGTGCTATGAGCTATCTGCATCATTGGTATGGATGCAATAAATTATATGTACTAGACCACCAACCTTAATATTCATTCATAAATGACTGGGGCTACAAAATAGTTATGACCAATCTTTTCACTTTAGAAAATCCATTTTAGTTTGGTTTCTGTCAAAATCATGTGATGTTAGAGACAGTTTTATCAAATTATACACACGGCCAACAGCAAATggacgcttttttttttttaatcaaagaGGAATAATAGCATCAAAGATATTGTAACTTTGAGGTATaataatttgaaaaatgtactttcttttgtttttcttttttggggaaGGGAAATAATTCACATCAATCGTGAACATTGAcacaaattaattataaaaactAATCACCCTATTGTCATTTTCCCAAAATTAAGCCACTGGCAGATAACTTCTATAATCTTGTATTTACACTCTCCTCCCACAAACTTTATCACCTCATCCAAACCACCTCACCTAAACTGATTGGATTCGATTAGGAGCTTTCTTTTCACTATTCTTTTTCGAGATTTTAAGTTTTCATTTAGCAACTATTTCTTTAAAAAGttaaataaattatcaatagTTAGGTAAGTTCTTTATACAAGCAATCGGTGTTGTGGAACttaaattgaaatataaatcAAGTTACCCTATTTGCCTCGACCTTGACTGTCACGACCCGAGCCCGTACTTTGCTCGAAATGCAAAAGTCATCATGCCTTAAAGAATATAACTCTGCAAAGTACGAGGCATCAATAATTATTACTTCTTATTTGCAAAAGCAATAGATAATTTAGTGCGGAACTTATTTTTAATAATAcaacaaatgaaaataaaatgattaagTAATCAGTCTATTGAACCATACAACGAatccaaatataacattttTAATCACTATTTGATTATTCTAACAGCAATCCAACGCTAGCAATCCCAATCAGCATAGCTTCAACAAACTCGTATACCTACTCATTCACTacataaaatattaaaatattgGGATGAGTATCATCTTGCTTAGTAAGTAAAACATACCGCCCTTGTTGAACCGAATATGTTACTCAATCTAACGATTGACTGCACTAAAATGGGCAGTCAAAGGGACCTTCAGAATACCCTTTAATCAACATTGCAGTTTACTATAGCCCCTACCGATTATGCTGTGGCCATTAGAGCCGTCATATCAACATTCACATTTAATCAAATAAGATCAAGTAAAATTGTATGAACATGAACATTTCATATACACATAGCGTtcatggcaaaaaaaaaaaacattttgaTGCATCAAATATAACCATACAAGGACATTTTCATACATTCCTTAGTCCCTGGTCAGATACGTATAGACTAGTCATGTAACTTGCAATTGAAATCCGACATGATCTATTTGGCATCATTAAATATTAGAAGAATTGATCACCCTTGCCACTCATCGATGCCAGTCTGAAAAAACTTATGAAACATTTTGTAGACTTCTAGGCACATGACTAAAATTCTGAGTCCTTTATATTTCATTAATCAACATGATATGAATTATAACTTGCTCACAGAAATCTATGATTAATACTTGAATTACAAATCATGCTTGAAAATCTAGAGAGGTTTAATAAACTAGCCGTCAGTAACCCAAATTGATATTAAGTTCATCTAGTGAGAGGTGCGTGGTAAGCAAGGAATCATGTCCACCCTATATGATCAATCACATATGGATTACTATTCTAAATACTCTCACGGACAACCCAAGTTTAGATTAGTCAGAATACAattcaaatggttcaacaatttCTCAAGTTTTGATGTCCAGATAGCTTTAGTACAATTCATACAGTTAAAATCTTGATTTACTTTACAAGatgaataaaaatttaaaaagaatgaaaatCTTAGAGCCTTACTTGCGGTTGTAGTCACGAGTTATTATCCGACTCCTAAATTCATTCTTCTCCCTTTTACCTCTTTTGAAAGCTTGCTCACCCTCTCCCTCATGCTCACCTTTGTGTTTGTTAATTTGTCAGAGAAAGAAATATGATTTAGTTTGTGTGTAGGTTATATAAATCTCTTACTCTCTAGTAGTGTTATTTGGAGAAATCAAAGCTCGATTGAAGAGGCAATATCCTAATTGGTTGTTGGTAAGGTCATGTAACTGGGCTTGATTAAATATAATTAGAATCTTACCATGGGAATTAAAGAAAATGGATTGACTACATTCATCATCGAATCTTATGACTAGTGTTGAGTAGTATGGCTAAGTTTATTTGCCTAAGTAATGATTTTTGGGGAATGATTTGCCTAAATAATATGGTAAGGACGTGATTTTAGGGATATTACATTGACTGGCATAATATTGTTCACCATTGGTAAGTTTCACTAAATTTATTGGCAATATTGCCAAAGCAAAAAatagggataatatcagaaacctcccttgaggtttctcttaatatcacttgGAATTCTTGAGGTTTTAGAAATATCATTTACCTCTCCTAGTAATTGTAAAAAGACTATATTAACCCTCATTTGACACATAATTCACAACATATCAAATCAATGTAGctccaaaattgcaaaaaaaaaaaaagaaacaaagtcactttcttctttttcccttttctctatCATTCTCTCTTACTcatattttttggatgattatgtaacattttatttgtaaattataataaattaaattttgtttgccTTTTACTTTTTGTGATTGTGAAAAAGTGGggtatgatttatttatttgcttattttgagttgatttttataatgattggtATAGTTTATTAGTTTGAGTAATGGTTGAGAAGTtgttagaaaaaaaatataaattcatcagaAATCGATTTTGAACATATAGAATTAAATTGatgcaagtgtatttcttttcaaatatcttgtttatttttaaattttatatttttatggggTATAGCATTGTGATGTGGTAGTACTATAAGAGATTGTTTTTGACGTGATGGTTTTCTTGAAATGAACAAAGtggtttagaaatatttttatttagcaaaTGAAAGGATAATTcaggatttttaaaaattttgttacacaaataacaaaagtaagggaagtaagtgatatttttgaaactttaggggtgccaagtgatattaagagaaaccttaggggaggtttctgatattatccccaACAAATAAGAGTGAGAACAAATCTTACTGGATTTTTCTACCCATCCCTCTTAAATAATAGCTTAGATAAGTTTTTTTGGGCAAAATTGTTCATTAAGTCAGAATTTGCGTTGGATTATAATTTTTGCTATCGCAATATTATTAGCTATTCAATTAGATTGGTTAGTCTTAAGAAAAAAGCTTTAAATTCTGTTACCTTATTAAACTAACTTGCATTagcaaaacttttcttttgcaaaAAACTTGATAATTACATACAAAAATAGGATTAATCTTGTATACACTATTACCGTTAGATATATGACCCATGTgtatcaaattcaaattttgctcaTGTGCCATTCATCCAatgtgatagtgtatacactgacaatgtatataagattttcTCATAAAAATACTAGTAATTAAGGCACACTTGACACTTGATGTGTtcacaaataataaaaatatttgtaaaaattattttccttcCCTCAATGAAGCTGGAGACAAAATAATGCAATTCTTTAAAAATGATAAATGGGTCAATAACTAGACAATTGGAGAAGTTTGAATATTGTGGAGTTATCAATAATGTTTAGAAGTTTGAATAGTTTATCGATGATACAAATAAGTGCATGCAAATAAGTGTAAATAGGAGGATTtgtgtccttttttttttattttaataagtTGGGACCATTTTATCTTTTTAGTATAAAAAGTGACCGCTGTGTATATTAATACTAATACTATGGTAGCTCATTCGAAACTAATTCAAGTCATAATCATGTGAAATTCAAACATAATTTTAAACTCACcttaaaagtaattttttttttttagctcaaTCTAACTCAACTCCTTCTAACATGGCATCCACAATTAACTTCATAAAACACATCTTATGTGCCCCAAATACATCCCAGCATGGCATTCATAATCCACTATATTTATTTTACAATTACGGTTTTAGAAGTAAGAAACAACTTGCTCAATTTCTTTGCTAAATCAACTGAGATCCTTGTAAAGCCATATGATTATACTTTTTTTTACTTGTTTCAAGAATCTAAACCAGCATCATTtaacttttgaccaaaaaaatcaATGTACAGAGGGATAAGAACAACACTTTTAGTGGATATATAGTTGGTGCCTTTTGGAAGACGGTGCTTGGGTTCTTATGTTCACGGAATTAGTGTGATCAGTCAGCAATAGCTAATGCCATTGATTAACTAATAACCTCCCCATTAAACTCATTTTTACTTCTAATCCGATGGCTAAATCTTTAAAATACAAAGGTAAGTTGGTAAAAATTTAAGGTTAGAAATATAAGGATGCAGCTATAAGATACCAACTGAATGGCCAAAACAATCCCTCTTCATAGCAAAGAACCCATAATTCATGCCACACTCGTACACAGAGAGTTTTAGACGTTAATTCCTATCATAACTCCACAAATATTGGCAGAATATTTTATTGTCTTCCACTCTAGACctttcaactccttcaatttCTTAATCATAGCCTTCAAACCCTTCATACTAGCTTAAGTGGCACAACAAAGAGCTACCATCATCATGTTCTTGgtgtcaaaaaaattttctcccATTGCAGCCAAGATGGAAAATCCACTTTCCAAGAATACTTTTCCAGTTTTTTCTATGTTTCATGGGAGAAAAGCTGGAACGCACCCATAAGGCCTTGGTTCTCATCTAGGCATCTTTTAATCCGATTAACTGGCAATAAGAATTTAAGTTTTTTCTCCAAATGTAATGTACAAGCATTGGATTCCAATCTCACCAACCTAAGAGGCAAAAAacaaatgcagcaaagaaaaaATCAGTCCCATTTAGATGCCAAGTATTGTGACAAAGTGTACCAAATGACACTCAATCAACAAATTTAGCATCAgaacaaataaagcaaaaatcagaaaaaataaaGCAAGGTATAAAAAAGCACGAGTATATTGAgcaaaaaatttcaattaagatattaaattcattcttgtccTTAATGTAGGAGATAGAGTAGTTGCAAAAAAGGGTGCAGAGATAAAGACTATCATAGCAGTGCGAAGCAACAGCAGCAAGCCCAATGAAAGTGAATCAATGACATTTTAAAAGTAGTGACAAACAATTGAAATTATCATAATCATGTCATTGGCTCTATCATATATGTTATACTAGTTAAATTTGTTGCTACTAATATATTATGTTAGAAATTTTGCTGCAAACGCTTTGACACAACGAAACTTCAATGCTTCCTTTGAATGTTAAACTTGTTTAGTATAAATATAGCTAAGGGGCTAGACCGTTGAGCAAAGAACATTTATGCCATTTGCATAATCTTACTATTGTATTGTTACTAAATTATGATTCAAATACATCAATCCTATTAGTAAATGTTTATCTCCGAGATCTTTGCACAGTGACTAGGGTATGCTTCTCTTTGAATTCTGGCAAGGTAAAATATTGAGATGTTACATTGCACCACACACGCCATTTCTTGTTGTGTTTAGAGTTGTCTATGAGATGAAAATccagaggaaaaaaaaaagagcctaTATGAAGGTATTTGATAAATTAGAGACAAAAGGTAAGTACTCTTCCTTGGCTAATAACTAGCGAGTCTAATATTAATAAAAGCTCTAACGAGAATTAGGATTTCTTGACAAATTATGTTGCTATGGATAACCTTATTAACTGTTTATAACAGTTGGATAGTGGGAGCTTTCAAGCACACGATTTTCTTATCCTAGTGTAATATGAGGGAAGGTAGTAGTCGAACACACAACAAAATTGATAGAGGGATATAGGTATTTAGGCAATGCTAATATGGCTGGAGAGTAGGCCTTCTTTTTGGATTCCGGTAAGAGCACAATGGCGAGAAGTACACAACAACAAACAAGTCAATTCTTGTATGAGTAAGGAGTTTGTGGTTAATGAAAAGCCTAAGGAGACAAAAGCCTACGTGGAAGTATTTGACAAATCAAAGACAAAAGGTTGGTGCTCGACCTTTCTCGATTAAAACTTGGTGAGTCTAACACTATCAAAAGCAGGCTCTAATAAGACGTTAGAACCTCTTGATAGATTGTGCTACTACGGATGATTTTAACAAGTATATAAAAGAGTTGGATGTGTGGAGTTTCCAGACACAGGATTCCTTAAACTAGTGTATGAGGGATGATGATAGTTGATTATACAGCAAAATTGGTAGAGAGATTTTGTCAGTGAATTTCAATCTTAAGTTTGCAGGTGTTTATGTTATTTGGCGCACATGACATTTCTGAACCTTTCCTTatttgtatttctattagttttGGTCCAAAAACATTCGTAATTTCACAGTTTTTAGACGAAACATTCAAGTTATAAGGATATTTTACTAGTTAAATGGAGAAGCCGATGGCAAAAAACTCCTATTCAAGTTGCATCTGTTTATACTTCCTATAAAAGTACCATCCTTGAAGTGTAAGCAGAATTTTCTCTTACTTTTTGTAATACATAAATTACCTAATGCATTTCAATAAtgatgaataaataaatatcaATCATCTTAATTAGTTGCCACAAAAGTTGTCTATAATTGAAACAGCACAATGAAACAGTAAATCCATCATTAAGAGCAAGCaaacaaattgaaaaaaaaaatcctaaaactGAAAACCAATAGCCAAACCACATAAAGTGGACA contains the following coding sequences:
- the LOC113757248 gene encoding putative late blight resistance protein homolog R1B-23, which codes for MVFPFFYDDALYYLEFAEEHWCLTNGLKNQMLILRQDLRFLRTYLLCMELLKKVSLISFSRSKPLISSIEAASSEAAQCLYKALSVTRTIQGLASAVSFIANKVKCFEPNIQQDYTLLLNQHSWDSSSSNYSSLHPARLTDLCDFVINNLDDLLESKNLILSLKKQMEVLVKKLKFLKNLISDTSWRDDARQVMGSFMQYVPSVTKVAACLSYLCWVGETNYRYKAREVEIKLSDLLQKFKTDTAELIEMHVTLLSASAKEKSGDGKREALNFVNFLMENSVSFMNDQNVIIFEEMVFLMEFVIKPQTYPITRDYYQISADIKATAKEVGCFEYNFLVNKATEDQLRDMNRMFASLLEKMKLIKAEIFLIQLQDSQESFIATSKDRMIGLHQSLGFLRSFLSDPLEKEKEDIKQLSKDAATMAREITALIHLMHEKKVTKETVREVNLEIFLLLEKIKLIEGELYLMRLKDQKAEFIAPINDQIITLHEGLKYFREFLMDPSKMEEDTEDGKLFLKHFEAVTKESSSFILSFWSDENANEAIDEANFQLLKLLDKINLVKAEIFLAELQSHDASWMIDMKDPVQTLQKVQEGVRFLRIVLLESPKEFKEFGEQIWMKLEALTKEATCLVFLLGDNLTKEDMSKEMNRSLSDLIDKIVLLKAEIGQSYLQIPQPYPKTDDLGFLSSFLGNLRELLDCNAISIASAKHQLDMVYMDLDFLISFLIKSVKQHHDHEELKVLRTRITKIAYELEYAVDSFVVGDGPLCIRMLWLSAVIEEIKLLKANMIEISDEKRFDSEADRGAKTSSEAQSQASSPTVDEVVIGFEDAERGVVDRLTRGTMERDIIPIVGMAGLGKTTLAKEVFNNPTVTSHFYVRAWCCISQVYNKRQLLLDILSQISETTDQIQKKDAEDVALELRKRLKRRRYLIVMDDLWDIEAWNDLRDSFPNDNNGSRVLFTSRLEDVAFEAKSGCKPYFLHLLSSIQSWELLELKLFGKEGCPPSLQEVGMEIARKCDGLPLSVVVIAGLLATTEKTPLSWEQVSRNLSSHIVTDPQMGCLRVLELSYLHLPDYLKRCFLYFAAFPEDHEIPVSKLSRLWIAEGFLQETGVKRLEDAAEDCLLDLIHRSLVIVAKTRSDGRVRSCRIHDLLRELCQRKAQEENFFQLVHGYDEHFATTPDGKVHNLADSFSTIPPKYKQRRLCICSKREHFTMLRPCGPRVHSLLFLAYNDWFPRQPYDISFISKNFKLLRVLDLESINMGSSFPTGLELLVQLRYLALRGAVNSVPTSIAKLRKLETFLLKGLSGEVEIPDAFWEMESLRHVHINDRAAFILDDNKLETRCVLGNLDTLSTPVLRPGRATEKIMRRLPKLRKLRCIFMESWNFPVLDALTSLESLKIFYHGRVAYPCKFSFPANLKKLTLSKFRLPWTEISTIGRLPNLQSLKLLFKAFEGREWEPKKGEFQNLKYLKLDKLDIAQWKASNDHFPSLEQLVLQRCTQLEEVPLSFGEIPTIQIIE